The DNA sequence GATGTCATATTCATTTTTTTGTGTTAATAGTCTGGACTATACcttaatttttattacttatgAGAGCATGAATGAAGTTTTTTTTCCCTAACTGTGAAGGGTGTTGAGAAAAATTCCTGTCCCGAAGAGATTAATAAGCTTAGGGATATTAAGTTCATCTTCAAAGTGCAACTCAAGATGAGGAATCTGAACTCTTATGAACCATATGCGATTCATGTGCTGAGAATGACTAATGAGAATTCTCTGGTctctgccttcttggataaatacAATCCCGACACTGTAATCCCCTCTGTCTAataactttttcttttgtttttgtattaGAAAAACAGATCAACTAGATTTTGATGATATCTTTTTATTGAATCAATTGTTTTGTAGGGCCTTTTGTCCCATGAAAATTCTGAACTATTGAGTTTGTCTACTGGTCCATACAACACTTCTAAGGTTTGTGTCAAATGATTTCCAATTTAAATTGTTACAGTGATGTTATTAATTTTTACAtagtaattaaaatattattattcttatatttattggTACATGATGGCATATCCCAGGCTTGTGAGAGTGAGCCAACTCCATCTCCTGCAGTTGATGAGAAACATAATTCTAAGATTCTCGGAGCTAAGAAACATATTGAAGAGATTGGAGAGGAGTCAGTTTCATCCAAATCTAAGAAAGGGAAGTGGGTTGTGGGGGAGGACTAAATCAACACGCCTCTACACAGTTCGATTTAAAATATAggagaataatttatttaaactATTATTTGAATGAACTATGGTTGTTTGAGAGTTATTAGGATCTACAATATATGAGCagtttatttttcagaatttttgtgTTGACATTAATTTATCTCTTATAACTTGATACAAGAGTTGTTTCgtatatttgtttatttaatcCAAGATTTTGAgtgtgttttcttttaataaatagttattgttattattagtatttaaataattatataaaaaaatgaaagtcCGTTGAAGAAATAAGTGTAATATTGGTGGTGGTGATAATATGTTGGCAATTGCAAGGAGAGTTGAGTGAGATTCAACTATGCACAACATGTTTGGTTTTGGAATATCTTGAACCTTGCATTGGAATCCCCTCTCTCATGGATATGATTATTACTTTGAGAACTTGGGAATAAATCATGCATTACTGAAATTATTTgctcattcatcatcattattattatcattatcatatacTTCTTCAGTTTTAAAATAGGTatggcttttattttaatttaaaatgcatattttaattttttaatgaatctaaaaattaaaattaaaacaacaattattttaaaatagatagAATCTATTCAATGAACAGAAATGAGaactttttttaatcaattttttcgtTTATCAAAATAAGTGTAGAGAATCTGATCAATCACAAGTAGTCTCTTTATAAATTAGAATgaatagagaaaacaaaagaaaataaaaagggaattagaataaagaaaacagaaagggaattagaataaataaagaaaacaaaagaaaacaagaacacgTTAGCTGGTCTCCCTCCTCTCTTTTGTTACTTTTATAAATTAGaatagataaataaaacaaaagaaaacaaaaaaggaatAACACTTACTGCATGCTGGTCTCCCTCCTCTCTTTTGTTACCTTtattcattctttcattcaaAGATAACAAGAAGAGAAAACCCTAGCTAGCCTCCACTGCCGCCAAACGGAGTGACCGGTTGCCGCCGTCCGTGGCTGTCCGAAGAGTTTCTCTTTGTACTGTCGGTGTTTTTCCAGGTCAGATCCCCTATTTGATGTCTTCTTCATCACTCGGCGCCCATCCTCCGTCGGATTCTTCCTGTTGCTCGCGGTCGTCTTGTCGCTGTCGTCTCGGCGTCATTATCTCAAAGGTCAGTGGCTTTGGTGTGCACCTATTCTTCGATTTTCATTTTATTCTCTGGATCTCTCTTCTAAAATCAACAAATTATTGAATGATTATAGGATTTTGTTTTGTTGAAATCgttgaatgattatttgattttggggTTCTGGATCTGTTGTACTGCTGCTGCTTTGtgtttttgtaaaatttgtagattattatttgattattcaGCTCACCGTTGTATGTTTTGTGTTTTAGATTATAGAGAAAAAAACCAATAACTTGAAACACTTGCACACAAACATGCCCAGTCCTAACAACAGCTTCCCGATGGATCCTTTCTTGGGTCCTTTCCCTGTTCTCAGAACCTTGGTTGTAACCATGGTAAGTCTCTGAACTAATTCattaatatatgtaatttaaaacCCTAATCCCAAATTGCATGCGAcccatatataattaaatttatcatacAATTGATTCCTCTTTTAATACGTCTTTTcacgtaatttttttattttgtttaaatcttatatattattttttttatttgtcttatgttgcaatattttttttggattcaataaaaatcaatacctcaaattttaaattataaaaaatatgatactatgttataaaattattttttctaataatttaagCTCATAAAAAAGGCATATGATTTGGataaaattatcttaaatttGCTACGTATGATACATGGtttagaaaataacaataaaattatgagatttttttcgaaataaaataatacaatatcttTCTTTATATGTATTACTGTACACGTATATATTATTGATTTTTCTGATACATATATTATgggtattattatatatatatatatatatatattttcttaaagGAAGACATGAATTCAGCTGttattttcatatctttttttactcaatttacttttaattaaCAGTATTTATGATATAGAATAAGAGCGgtattttcaattcaaatctttttttattttttaaattatcaagacagattttttcttcttttggattatggaaaaaatatgattttggaTGCAGTCTAATTTTAAAGTGATTTACCCAAAAAATATACCTCTTCTTAGTTGCTATAAAAGCCTAGGAAGTATGGTCTTATGTTGTTATCATACATACTTGCTATAATTTACGTTTgctcttatttttttatctagAGAAAAAATGGATAGACAATATGATTTGTTAGAGATGATTGCACCGCCAAAAGAGAGCTGGAAGATTCATGTCAGAGTAATCAGACTCTGGTCTTTACCAAAATTCAAAGACCCCAAGTCCAGTAGCTCTATTGAAATGGTATTGATGGATGAGCAGGTACTTCTAATTTATTTATCCATAcaattatttctctatttttataCACATAGTCCCACATTTGTATGTTTCTCACTCATAATTATTACAATTTCAATCTCAACAATTTTAAGATTTTCTTGTGACCATTCAATTAAAAACTGAACAAGAATAAAACCCAATTATATATTTCTTTGcaagaaaagcaagaaaattttttataaaagaatattttacagtaaaaaaagatttaaattttaactcTGTTAAATATTGtttcatttaaattttgtttcataagaaaatttatataattttaattattatcctTATAATGtcctataataattaaataatgctttaaaaattaatgtgtcttattttggtttaaattctgcattaaagaattttattaaggaaatataattttataagccaaaataatttatcaatatgATTGTATTACATAATATGTTTATATTTAGTGTGTTTCATTTGAATTGGCTGATGCGTCATTTTTTGTTATAGGTATAGgactaaaaaaaattgtattatttagtaaaatttttcttcaatttgttATTGGctctgttttgttttttttttaattatctatgtttttTGGTACATGCTAATGACATTGAAAgtactttctttttattttgatacAAGTCAAACATAACTCtaatatataattagataattatgGGTATTGTTagcgtataatatatatatatatatatatatatatatatattattttagatgttattttttttattaaaatttattgaataCTTTTAGAATACAGATTTTTTGACTATATGATTATATCTGCTATTTCTGTAATTGActaaaagaacaagaaagtaattgACTAATTGACCTGTATATCAAACAATAGTCATTGGCGTTCAGCGACCTTACTCCTCAAGTTATTATTATTTGGGTGGGGATCAATCATCGTATTTTAAAGAAGATACAATCATTTAAGCTTCTtggtggtgtttttttttttttaaatgttcaaCGTGGATTCCAAAATACCAGTACACTTAacacttttttttcttccaattttataatttagtattAACTCGAAGGATAGCGATTTTACCAACTTCTAATTAATAGAGTCACTTATTTATTATATGCTATTTTCAACTTATtcttaatgaaaaaaattttatgaaaaataaaataatcaaataaaaaggttTCATTatcaattttaagaataataaaatttcaaTATTCGATTATATTCTCATGTAGCATTATTTTAAGATTCTAATACTgaactattaattttattaaaggtGACTTATGTTTAATTGTcttgatttttaataaaattaattaaataaattatatatttttgtggaATTATTCCAATTATAttattacttaaaaattttttttttctctgttgATAAAAACTCTCTTCTTTCTCCTGGTAACACACAGTTAGATGATGTGGGAGAGTTGCTGCCGTTGTCTCTACTTTGACAACAGTGACTCTCCACTTTCCCTCCTCCCCCCCTTAAGATCGAGATTTAGAGAAAAATTTTGATTCATGAAGTTGTTTAGAGATcagaaaaatattcaaaaataggAGTGGTTCACGAAGAAGATGGCACAAGTTTTAAACAATTATGACATGGGACCGATATATATTAATTCTAGGCCATAACTATTTATTAacagtattttatatttttatttttaatatatatgaagCAACTTTATCTTCAATATGATGAAGTCATGCCACAATGAGATCCTATAGAAagtgaataataaaatttttttctttgtgaAAAAATAGGGAACAACTATGCATGCTTCTGTAGGTGAGGATTTGATATCTGTGTTCGAGTCATTGATATCGGAAGGAACTGTGTATGTTTTTACATATTTTGGAGTTAACAACAACTGTGGGTTGTATCGCACAACATCGCATCAATTTCGGTTATTTTTTCAAGATAGAACTACTGTCTTACCCTCTTTCTGTGATGCAATACCGTTATATGGTATTAAGTTAGTTCCTTTTAGGGAAATTATGGGATACTCTCCTCATCATCCTTTTTTGGTTGGTAAGTGTATAATTTATGGCAAGTACacaagttgattttttttttaattatgacaaAATATCACTAAAAGGTGTGATTTGGGTACATTTTTCTGTTTGATATTTATTTAAGACGTTGCTGGAGTTATGGCCGGCGTGGAGGGTGAGAGGAAATACATGAACGATGGTAAACTTATTAACATGATGGTCATTCATATTGAGAATGACGGGTGCGTTTTTTCCAACAATCCTTACTCACCACTTAATATGTTTAAATAAGTaatcttttattttctaaataatttgCATTTCTATACAGTTTACGGCTTAATATTGTTGTTCTTGGAGAGATAGTGGACCGGATCAAGGATTTTCTAGCATCGGGCGATCAACAACTGCCAATAGTTATTTTTCAATTTGTAAGAGTAAAAAATGCTGGAGGTACGTGAGTATTTGATTACTATCAAATAATTATATTCTTATTGTAACTATTTCTACTAATTATTGAGATGCAAAATGGGTGGCTCATGAAAGGTTGTCATTAGAAGGAAGATTATGCCATCAATATTTTCATATAGTAAAAACAGTTGAGATAAGTagagatttttttaaatatcattggaaattctcttttttgtttttaatttctaaaatttaattgGTTGAAGTGATACaaactattattatataaaattggataaacGAGGTATCAGCAGTTTTTTTTTCTTCGTTGATTGTAAATCCTATGTTGAATTACTCGagaattaattaatcaatatataattttaaactatatttctgttattatataatactttttattattttatatttgcattgaatatttttttaatatgtcattgctaaaataaaaagttttaataattaattaggttCACGGTAggttatagttatttttttaaatctaagtACACTTTTGGTTACCTTCCATTCGATAATTCTTCTGTCATGTATAATTGTACAACTCATTTAAACAATGATTGTTATATATAGGTACCAATATTGTGCAGAACATTATGTATGGTACTAGACTCTTGATAAATCCAGATATTCCTGAGGCTTTGATGCTTCGAAAAAGGTATTGTAACAATATTGTGAATTATTTATGGTTGTGCATATTGGCTGTATTTTTGTGGCATCGTGATTGATAAGTAGTGTGTACTATAGAGAGATCTCGCAGTACCTGTCTGTGGTTTCTGGCAAATCAGCATATCTTGATGAAGATGAAGTTTTATATTCTATTGGGAGGAAGACAATAAAGGAGTTACGTGCTGCTGCGGATGTGAGTGCTTTATATAAAACTACTTTTTTTcgtttggttaatttttttttaaaactttcaaACTGTTCCTATATAGGTTGGATTCTATGTTGTTCGGGCCACTGTTCTTGATGTTGAACCCGTTCCAAGTTGGTGGTATAAATCATGTGTTTGCAGCGTGAAGGCAGAAGCTAATGCGGATGAATACTTCTGCGATGGCTGTAATAGGGACGTGAATAATGTGGTTGACAGGTATTACTCTAATTAGATTTATTTGTGCAATCTTTTCATAAAAATGCAATATAGTTAACTAATTGATTatgttgatttttaatgatttagcaATATCTGGCTTAAtactaatatttattaaaaacaaaaactgcTTTGGTCGATGGAAATCTGGTTTAGCCACAAAAAAAAGCTGGCAAACAAAGATAGAGTGCAcagaaaaaaattcatataactACAACACTTTTATACCAAAGTCTCCTTTGCTAGGCTAAAATCTAGAAAActgataaatctaaaaaaaaattgtgtttgagCATCTAAATTATGTTGaatatcatttttatgattttgttgtaACTAAAGGGTGATAGGCCAGGTGTTAATTGatgtttttgaattaaaaaaaaaacaggtaTAAATTGAATTTGTTGGTTTTTGATGGTACTGGTACAACGAACTTTGTTGTGTTCGATAAAGAGGTCGCAGCACTATTCGGATGAACCTGTACTGAGATGGTGAAAGAGTTGAATGTACGTGAAACCAATTTCGTTGAACACGTTATGATTGTCAATAAGATATGTTTGTTTATTTAAAACGATATAaatgtaaaatttttggtgtaggAAAAAGGGAAAGCAAGCAAAGATCCTACTGGTTTTAATGAGTTTTTCCTTGATAAGGAGTTTCTATTCAAGGTCGAAGTAGAAACTACTGGATGGTGCGATTCTTATGATGTATCGGTGATACGTTCTGATTCTTCCAATTTACCGAGGTGGAGGGACACTCAAGGCCCAGTAAAATCTGGTGTACCCCGTGCTGGTCCTATTAACCCTATGCATGTatgatttcttctttattttttgttaatttttagacTATGTATATTAAGGATTAATTTGCCAAATATGAGattctgtttatttatttttttcattgtttttttatGTAGCCTCGAGGTGAAGATGGATGTTCTGTTTGTGATGAGTCACCTGATCCAATTGTGGAAAATTTGTCTGTTATTAAAAAACCTGTTGTGAGGGTATTCATTTAGTCTTCACTTATATGGcctcttttatatttttggaatttattttttggttaaaatcttaattatacttttttgttttattttgtttgaaacGTCTGTTGGATGAGTTCAACATGTCTGGTGCTCCTTCCATTAAAAAGTAGCTGCTGTGAAACATGAGGTTTTTCATGTAATGGAGATAAAGGAGCATGTTTTAAAGGTTTGGTAGAGTCTTGGCTATGACTAATGTTTATTGAGAGAATAGAtactattcaaattttaaaatattttatattaaataattgttgttttgttttatttaattatctatgtttttTGGGACATGCTAATGACATTGAAaatactttctttttattttgatacAAGTCAAACATGACTCtaatatataattagataattatgGGTATTGTtagcgtgtatatatatatatatatatatatatatatatatatatatataattattattttagatgttattttttttattaaaatttattgaataCTTTTAGAATACAGATTTTTTGACTATATGATTATATCTGCTATTTCTGTAATTGActaaaaagaacaagaaagtaattgACTAATTGACCTGTATATCAAACAATAGTCATTGGCGTTCAGCGACCTTACTCCTCAAGTTATTATTATTTGGGTGGGATCAATCATCGTATTTTAAAGAAGATACAATCATTTAAGCTTCTtggtggtgttttttttttttttaaatgttcaaCATGGATTCCAAAATTCCACTACACTTAacacttttttttcttccaattttataatttagaattaactCGAAGGATAGCGATTTTACCAACTTCTAATTAATAGAGTCACTTATTTATTATATGCTATTTTCAACTTAttcttagaaaaaaattttatgaaaaataaaataatgaaataattttatgaaaaataaaataatgaaataaaaaggtTTCATTatcaattttaagaataataaaatttcaaTATTCGATTATATTCTCATGTAGCATTATTTTAAGATTCTAATActgaactattaattttatattaggtGACTTATGTTTAATTGTcttgatttttaataaaattaattaaataaattatataattttgtgGAATTATTCCAATTATATtattacttaaaatttttttttctctctgttGATAAAAACTCTCTTCTTTCTCCTGGTAACACACAGTTAGATGATGTGGGAGAGTTGCTGCCCGTTGTCTCTATTTTGACAACAGTGACCCTCCACTCTCCCTCCTCTCCCCCCCGCTTAAAATCGAGATTTAGAGAAAAATTTTGATTCATGAAGTTGTTTAGAGATCAGAAAAATATTCAGAAATAGGAGTGGTTCACGAAGAAAATGGCACAAGTTTTAAGCAATTATGACATGGGAccgatatatattaattatattctaAATTCTTCAACCTAAACTCAAAATCTGcaaataaaaattagtatatgaattttttcgaaataaaataataacattaataaaaagtgcttttaatttattattagttaatcaTTGAACGTATAATTATCAAATAAAACATATTATTAAATGAGAGAAATTACTGAATGAGAGTGATTGTTAGGGTGTTGGTGTTGTATGCTGTTGTGACTCATTAAAGtatgttatattatatttatgacTCCGTAAATAGAAACTTTTTATTTCgttcaaaaaagaaaactattaatttaaaataaaataatatctttgattCTTTCCAACAAATTATAACATATACACATTAATATTTTAGCCCAGCCCAAAATACAATAGCTCTATATAAGAACTCTACAATTACATATAATCTTTCATATTCAATATTTGATTATTAGATATCCTTTTGAAGGTGTTACTGTTGCACATTGCACCACATCTTTAtgtaagttttatttattttttttcatttcaaataaattttttaagtgttGATTAGTCTTCTATTGATTAGTGTTTTGGTTTTATTTTGTTCAACTtctttacaattttatttttttactgttCACGTGTTATAAACTTATTAGTTTAGtaattgaaaagaattaatataatataGCTTAATtgttaaatatttgaaaaaaaaaagattattataCACTCTCTAAAAATACTGTTACTACATAATACACTAtgttttatgtaatttttatatgttttatgtaagtttcattttcttttatcagATAGGTTAAAGTTTGTTAATTTggatactaatttttattattcactCAATGTAATTAtccaaaattatatattttattatttataaaataaatttaaaaattacataTCACGGAGAACATGCAGTACCACcttttaaaagtatattattattattattattattattattattattattattattattgaagcataCCACaaagttgtatttaatttttaatacgtaatctaatttttaatatttaaattttaaatgactaaAATTATTCTGTGTTGAATATTTTGTCTTTAACTAATTTTTGTGTTATAGGTTGAttaaaaaatgtgatttattgaatacttctaaattcaaatttaaaaattgtcgTGCAGGAGTGTATATTTTCAatcaattatttaataatatataatgttatatatatatatatatatatatatatatatatatatatatatatatatatccattttaattagattattaatttGTGAATTAAAAGTCActgttaatatatttttacatatttaaaaattaagttttttattttttaagtaaaaattgATACCTcataaattaatcaataaataatCAGTATTGTGAGTTAATggatattcaaaatttaatttcaaaataagtattaaaatttgaaaatttgtatTCGTAGCTCATTGTTGCGGAAGAAGTATATTGTAGATAAGTGACTTAACAACGATAATGTATCCCACTCCAATCACACAATCGAAGGTTGCAAGGTTAAGACGAAAGATAATTTTGGCAAGAAAACGAAAAAGACTTGATGATAATGAGTCTGCTTTCTTTGGTGCTTTTGGTAGGTgttcttctaaaacttctttaatttctattttttatgggAATTACAGTTTAAACTATTATTATTGTTGAGAATATTAGCGAAGTAGTTTGtactatacataatttttttaaatattttagtttagtgatttaaaaactaaaaataactattcatctttataattttttttaaactcatATTTAATAAGctataaattacataaaaactATGCAATCTTCAAATCTTCATATACTATTtaggttaattaattatttaatattatttaaaatatactctatcataatttaaaataatatactaTTTATCCTAAATTAATACATAAAACTCTATATTAATtgggaaaatataaaatttgatgcTTTTGTGTATATCTATTTAACTCgatttaaataaattgaaattttaaaattatatttaaatttagagttttatttgttatttaaattgcattgtatttatttttaactgatgattggttatattttgaataatatGATATGAATACTCAttgatttagtttaataatttaaaaaataattcaataaagctaaaccaatacaaaaaaaattttaactacgAAAGTATACtactaaaattatataaaatcaaatacgAGATtagttaattgaataattattatttgtgtttcatttatttttttgactTAACAGTGTCGAAGAACAACAATAATACAAATTTTGACGTACATAAAAATGTGCATCATATTACTACAAGTCAAAGAACAGTGTGTCGAGAAATTGGTACCTCATCTAATATTCTCAGTTTACAATCCAGTAAAGATAAATGTGACATTTTTTTCACTGTAATTGACTCatatttatctaaatttaatttatatcggTTTAATGATGAAAATTTTCTATATATTTCTCATTACTCATTCATAGGGAAGCAACTATCTATGCATGGTATACACTGTGCCTCGCATGAAATTTTTGGACAGGAAAATACTCCTCCTAATTATGTAAGACCTTCTACATCAGAGATAAGATCTAAATCTTTAACTCTACAGACGGATCCTTCATTGACAAGAACTCCACTGTCCGTGTTAACAAATAGTACGTATAGTGAATGATTGCCAAATGATTCATACACcaatatttaacaaaaattatacTTCATCGGAAATCATTTATATAACATAGATTTATTACAATTCTAGCATACTCCAGTGTACAAGGACCCGTCAATAATCTAACCGAAGTCGTTTCACAAAATCAGCTTCCATCACACTCCGGTTTCCACCGATCGTGCCTAATAGAAAGGTAATTTAGAAA is a window from the Arachis hypogaea cultivar Tifrunner chromosome 17, arahy.Tifrunner.gnm2.J5K5, whole genome shotgun sequence genome containing:
- the LOC112765919 gene encoding uncharacterized protein, translated to MDRQYDLLEMIAPPKESWKIHVRVIRLWSLPKFKDPKSSSSIEMVLMDEQGTTMHASVGEDLISVFESLISEGTVYVFTYFGVNNNCGLYRTTSHQFRLFFQDRTTVLPSFCDAIPLYGIKLVPFREIMGYSPHHPFLVDVAGVMAGVEGERKYMNDGKLINMMVIHIENDGLRLNIVVLGEIVDRIKDFLASGDQQLPIVIFQFVRVKNAGGT